A single genomic interval of Daucus carota subsp. sativus chromosome 1, DH1 v3.0, whole genome shotgun sequence harbors:
- the LOC108227310 gene encoding serine--glyoxylate aminotransferase: MDYYYGPGRNHLFVPGPVNIPEQVLRAMNRNNEDYRSPAIPAMTKSLLEDVKKIFKTTSGTPFLFPTTGTGAWESALTNTLSPGDRTVSFLIGQFSLLWIDQQQRLGFNVDVVESDWGQGANLEILASKLAEDTTHTIKAVCIVHNETATGVTNNLATVRKILDHYQHPALLLVDGVSSICALDFRMDEWGVDVALTGSQKALSLPTGLGIVCASPKALEASKTAKSVRVFFDWKDYLKFYNMGSYWPYTPSIQLLYGLRAALDLIFEEGLDNVIARHTRLAKATRLAVEAWGLKNCTQKDEWFSDTVTAVVVPPYIESSEVVKRAWKRYNLSLGLGLNKVAGKVFRIGHLGNLNELQLLGCLAGVEMILKDVGYPVQLGSGVAAASAYLQNSMPMIPSRI, translated from the exons ATGGATTATTATTATGGACCTGGGAGGAACCATCTTTTTGTTCCGGGGCCAGTCAACATCCCGGAACAGGTCCTTCGTGCGATGAACAGGAACAATGAGGACTATCGCTCCCCGGCCATTCCAGCAATGACTAAGTCTTTGCTGGAGGATGTCAAGAAGATTTTCAAGACTACTTCAGGAACCCCTTTCCTTTTCCCAACCACAG GTACTGGTGCATGGGAAAGTGCATTGACGAATACACTTTCACCTGGAGACCGAACTGTATCATTTCTCATTGGTCAGTTCAGTTTGCTTTGGATTGATCAACAGCAACGCCTCGGCTTCAATGTTGATGTTGTTGAAAGTGATTGGGGCCAAGGTGCCAATCTTGAAATTCTGGCATCAAAACTTGCTGAAGATACTACACATACTATCAAGGCTGTCTGTATTGTGCACAATGAGACAGCAACTggagttacaaacaacttggcTACAGTTAGAAAAATTCTCG ATCACTACCAGCATCCAGCTCTTTTGCTTGTTGATGGCGTGTCCTCCATCTGTGCACTTGATTTCCGTATGGATGAATGGGGTGTGGATGTGGCTCTAACTGGCTCCCAAAAAGCTCTTTCTCTTCCCACTGGATTGGGAATTGTTTGTGCAAGCCCCAAAGCTCTTGAAGCATCCAAAACTGCAAAGTCGGTCAGAGTTTTCTTTGACTGGAAAGACTACTTAAAGTTCTATAACATGGGATCATACTGGCCATACACTCCTTCCATCCAACTATTATATGGGCTGAGGGCAGCACTTGATCTTATCTTTGAGGAAGGGCTTGATAACGTAATTGCAAGGCACACTCGCCTCGCGAAAGCAACTAG GCTTGCTGTAGAGGCATGGGGTCTGAAAAACTGTACTCAAAAGGATGAATGGTTTAGTGACACAGTCACTGCAGTTGTGGTACCGCCATACATTGAAAGTTCAGAAGTTGTTAAAAGGGCATGGAAACGATACAACTTGAGCTTAGGACTTGGACTTAACAAAGTTGCAGGAAAGGTTTTCAGGATTGGTCATCTAGGAAACCTAAATGAG TTGCAACTGCTGGGATGTCTTGCAGGAGTGGAGATGATCCTAAAGGATGTTGGTTACCCCGTGCAGCTTGGTAGTGGAGTTGCAGCTGCTTCGGCATACTTACAGAACAGCATGCCGATGATTCCATCCAGAATTTGA